A region of the Roseiflexus sp. RS-1 genome:
TATGGTGATTATGGTAACCGGTGCGCATCCCATATGGCTTGAGCGCAACCGCAATCTCGTTGAGCGTCGCAGCCGTCTTCAACCAGGCAGCGCGCGAGCTGCGCCACTGTTCCGCCAGACCGGGCACGACCAGTGTGGTATTGCCCAGGATCTGATGAAACTCAACCGTGCGCTCACGTTCGTCGCCGAGCAGCGTTTCGATGCCGACATGCGCTCCGGCGACCTTTAAGCCATACGCATCGAGCCAGTTGCGGATTGTGCGAGCATCGTGACCATAGTACCCGGCAAATTCGACCCCCTCATACCCCATATCCGCGACTGCGGCGAGCACCCCTTGCAGATCGCGCGCAGCATCCTCGCGCACAGAGTACAATTGCAGAGCGATCGGAATCCGCGCCATTGGCGACCCTATCCTTTCCATTGGAGCATGTTGCCCGCTCTGGCAACCCGGAGCATTGTACCGCACCTGTCAAACGCTCATGTCGATCACGGTTCGCAACGTTGCCAGGCTCACATTACTGCCACAGATCACGATCGCTGCCGTCTTGCCGCGCATCTCGTCTTTGAGTCGCAGATACCCTGCGACCGCAACCCCCGCCGACCCTTCAACCAGGGTGTGCTGGGTTTCGATCATCAGACGCATCGCAGCGGCAATTTCATCTTCGGACACCAGCACCCACTCGTCAACCAGTGTCCGGCAGAGATCGAGCGTTATCGCGTCCGGTTCCACTCCGCCCGCTGTACCGTCCGACAGGGTCGGCAGAATGGGCGGAGACACAACTTCGCCAGCCAGCACCGACTCGTACATCGCTGGCGAATTGATCGGCGAACACCCGATAATCCGCACATCAGGCTGCACTGCCTTCATATAGGTCGCAATGCCGCTGATCAACCCCCCGCCGCCAACCGCGACCAGGATGGCATCGAGCCGATCAATCTGACGCGCCAGTTCCACACCGATCGTTCCCTGCCCGCCAATGACCAGCGGGTCGTTGTAGGGCGAAATGTAGGTCAGCCCATGTTCGGTGGCATAGGCCCGCGCATACCTTTCGGCGACGACACAATCATCGCCATACATCCGCACATCGGCGCCAAAGTCGCGCATGGCATCTACCTTGACCGGCGAGGTGTCTTCAGGGACGAAGATCAGCGCCGGCGCACCGAGCGTCAGCGCGCCGTAGGCGACCGCCGCCCCATGATTCCCAGATGACGCCGCTACAATGCCACGTTCGCGGACGTGATGCGGCAGCGCCAGCAA
Encoded here:
- a CDS encoding sugar phosphate isomerase/epimerase family protein; its protein translation is MARIPIALQLYSVREDAARDLQGVLAAVADMGYEGVEFAGYYGHDARTIRNWLDAYGLKVAGAHVGIETLLGDERERTVEFHQILGNTTLVVPGLAEQWRSSRAAWLKTAATLNEIAVALKPYGMRTGYHNHHIEFVPMEGELPWDTLFGNTTDDVIMQFDTGNALHGGAQAAPFLRRYPGRAKTVHLKEYSATNDAALIGEGDVPWAEVFELCETIGGTEWYIVEQESYAYPPLECVRRCLQALKAMGR
- a CDS encoding threonine/serine dehydratase codes for the protein MTDLLHEVLRAARRLRRALRPTPLDESIRLGALTGGRALLKLENTQPTGSFKVRGALNVLLALPHHVRERGIVAASSGNHGAAVAYGALTLGAPALIFVPEDTSPVKVDAMRDFGADVRMYGDDCVVAERYARAYATEHGLTYISPYNDPLVIGGQGTIGVELARQIDRLDAILVAVGGGGLISGIATYMKAVQPDVRIIGCSPINSPAMYESVLAGEVVSPPILPTLSDGTAGGVEPDAITLDLCRTLVDEWVLVSEDEIAAAMRLMIETQHTLVEGSAGVAVAGYLRLKDEMRGKTAAIVICGSNVSLATLRTVIDMSV